A window of Malaclemys terrapin pileata isolate rMalTer1 chromosome 14, rMalTer1.hap1, whole genome shotgun sequence contains these coding sequences:
- the RPL13 gene encoding 60S ribosomal protein L13, translating to MAPSRNGMILRPHFHKDWQRRVATWFNQPARKIRRRKARQAKARRIAPRPVSGPIRPIVRCPTVRYHTKVRAGRGFSLEELRMAGINKRVARTIGISVDPRRRNKSTESLQANVQRLKEYRSKLILFPRKPSAPKKGDSSPEELKMATQLSGPVMPIRNVYKKEKARVISEEEKNFKAFASLRMARANARLFGIRAKRAKEAAEQDVEKKK from the exons ATGGCGCCCAGTCGAAATGGCATGATCTTGAGACCCCACTtccacaaagattggcagagacGAGTTGCCACCTGGTTTAACCAGCCCGCTCGGAAGATCCGCAG GAGGAAGGCCCGTCAGGCAAAGGCTCGGCGCATTGCTCCACGCCCAGTGTCAGGGCCAATCCGACCCATTGTGAGGTGTCCCACTGTTAGGTACCACACAAAAGTTCGTGCTGGCAGAGGATTCAGCTTGGAAGAGCTGCGA ATGGCTGGCATCAATAAAAGGGTTGCCAGGACTATTGGAATCTCTGTGGATCCCAGACGACGCAACAAGTCTACAGAATCCCTGCAAGCCAACGTGCAGAGACTGAAGGAGTATCGCTCCAAACTTATCCTCTTCCCAAGGAAGCCCTCTGCACCCAAGAAGGGAGACAGCTCT CCAGAAGAACTCAAGATGGCAACTCAGCTCTCTGGACCTGTTATGCCAATCAGGAAC GTTTACAAAAAGGAAAAGGCCCGTGTTATCTCTGAGGAGGAGAAGAACTTCAAAGCCTTTGCCAGCCTGCGTATGGCCCGGGCAAATGCCCGTCTCTTTGGAATCCGTGCTAAACGTGCCAAGGAAGCTGCAGAGCAGGATGTGGAGAAGAAGAAATGA